A window from Drosophila miranda strain MSH22 chromosome Y unlocalized genomic scaffold, D.miranda_PacBio2.1 Contig_Y2_pilon, whole genome shotgun sequence encodes these proteins:
- the LOC117193500 gene encoding uncharacterized protein LOC117193500, producing the protein MADAQDSNSGASGKGGQESMRLLTKIDKAVSTNDILLDLQRALTYEAVFSILVEHKMQALRRDYEEHKRAKRAKKRKSIGRIFLPRKLFGGGRRGSREEDSAAAPAEEPQTPSAKTIAKAKTKPKGRGKAQDDIEVASGSVEASLRSHGKSAEPLEDSLASNSLSNSSGPGPGRQAIHIHSLLVHAQTHTPAKTDLLRRSGSSEEENGSGYDNTSTTATATATVITAERGGVLHSSTLADDSLTASLRGSIESLSYSSSRCTVSFGGAEIIAVAGLDANTRERVRLAKRLRILEAKSISAQCSPIFPRHVVRSFPLQAPQQARLHINVPSSLAKQPSPPPPPWCSRGD; encoded by the exons ATGGCGGACGCGCAGGATAGCAACAGTGGGGCGAGTGGGAAGGGGGGACAGGAGTCGATGCGTCTCCTAACAAAAATAGACAAGGCCGTCTCCACCAACGACATCCTGCTGGACCTGCAGCGCGCCCTCACCTATGAGGCGGTGTTCAGCATTTTGGTGGAGCACAAGATGCAGGCCCTGAGGCGCGACTACGAGGAGCACAAGAGAGCCAAGCGGGCTAAGAAACGGAAGTCCATTGGCCGCATCTTTCTGCCCCGCAAGCTCTTCGGTGGCGGTCGCCGTGGCAGCCGGGAAGAGGACTCAGCCGCAGCGCCCGCGGAGGAGCCACAAACGCCATCTGCAAAAACCATAGCCAaggcaaaaacaaaacccaagGGCAGGGGCAAGGCTCAGGATGACATCGAAGTGGCTTCGGGTTCGGTGGAAGCCTCGCTGCGCTCCCACGGGAAGAGCGCGGAACCGCTGGAGGATAGCCTGGCCAGCAACTCGCTGAGCAACTCGTCGGGCCCGGGGCCGGGCCGCCAAGCCATACACATCCACAGCCTCCTGGTCCACGCCCAGACCCATACCCCGGCCAAGACGGACCTGCTACGACGATCCGGCAGTTCAGAGGAGGAAAACGGCTCCGGCTACGATAATACCTCGACGACTGCCACAGCAACTGCCACGGTGATAACTGCGGAGCGCGGTGGCGTCCTGCACAGCTCAACACTGGCGGACGACAGTCTGACCGCCTCGTTGCGCGGCAGCATCGAGAGCCTCTCCTACTCCAGCTCCCGCTGCACCGTCAGCTTTGGGGGCGCGGAGATCATCGCCGTTGCCGGCCTCGATGCGAACACACGGGAGCGGGTGCGACTGGCCAAGCGACTGCGCATCCTGGAGGCCAAGTCGATCAGTGCCCAGTGCAGTCCCATCTTCCCGAGGCACGTGGTGCGCTCGTTCCCGCTACAAGCACCCCAGCAAGCG CGCCTGCACATCAATGTTCCCTCCAGTCTGGCCAAGCAGCCTTCGCCACCACCTCCACCGTGGTGTAGCCGTGGAGATTGA